From Methylomonas sp. EFPC3, a single genomic window includes:
- a CDS encoding SUMF1/EgtB/PvdO family nonheme iron enzyme, with translation MSENDTLTKNGFYQAGGTLKADVPSYIERRADQELYDSLLASEFCYVLTPRQMGKSSLMTHTAARLRKEGHHVAVVDLSGVGGDANSITADQWYYSLCHRLNKELKLNFSLSDWWQQQTLLSPLQRLMNFFEEGILSSLAGRVFLFFDEIDTTINLLFSDDFFAAIRACFNARANDGRFNNLTFVLLGVASPADLIRDQSRTPFNIGKRIDLTDFRDDEASLFLEGLPGEASQKQATLQRILCWTGGHPFLTQHLCLLAGKTTSPHMSVNDFIDQLVAAEFFGIARRTKQEHLKVINERIAQASRRAAILKVYAKVLKGKPIQDQPQSPIHAALKLSGLVKTDDSGRLAIRNRIYQKVFDARWIKSLQPPRWIQRGTLASALIAAIVFGWWIGSQQLSARVGTAIVLAFLGIAYPEPEMREIPAGHFLIGSPEDEPDRSSNEGPRHEVNIRRFALGKFEVTFDEYDVFAFLIDFDGGCRDGHQVERAKDEGWGRGKRPVINVSWRNAQCFAEWLSKNTGKHYRLPSEAEWEYAARAGSQTARPWPGRDDASCLNANVFDRRHEREIKDFLLAQLKSPGMDEKQLASVRELIESWKPFTCDDDFPFTAPVGSFLANAFALNDMLGNVLEWTQDCWHGDYEDAPVDGSVWSEANSDDCSQRVIRGGSWFDGPAYLRAAFRGGFYPGGRDDILGFRLAQDP, from the coding sequence ATGAGCGAAAACGATACATTAACCAAAAACGGTTTCTACCAAGCTGGGGGGACCTTAAAAGCCGATGTTCCCAGCTACATCGAACGTCGCGCGGATCAGGAACTCTACGACAGTCTTTTAGCCAGTGAATTCTGTTACGTATTGACTCCACGGCAAATGGGCAAATCCAGCCTGATGACCCATACTGCCGCCCGCTTGCGCAAAGAGGGCCATCACGTGGCGGTGGTTGATCTCAGCGGCGTTGGCGGTGATGCCAATTCGATTACCGCTGATCAGTGGTACTACAGCCTTTGCCATCGCTTGAATAAAGAACTTAAACTGAATTTCAGTTTGTCCGATTGGTGGCAACAGCAAACCTTATTGTCACCGTTGCAACGGCTGATGAATTTCTTCGAGGAAGGCATTTTGTCGAGTCTGGCAGGCCGAGTATTTTTATTCTTCGATGAAATCGATACCACCATCAACCTATTGTTCAGCGATGATTTCTTTGCCGCGATTCGCGCCTGTTTTAACGCCAGAGCCAACGACGGCCGCTTCAATAATTTGACGTTTGTGTTGTTGGGGGTCGCCAGCCCGGCCGATTTGATTCGCGACCAAAGCCGTACGCCATTCAATATCGGTAAACGTATTGATTTGACGGATTTTCGCGACGACGAAGCCAGCCTATTCCTGGAAGGATTGCCTGGGGAGGCGAGTCAGAAGCAGGCAACCTTGCAAAGGATTCTGTGTTGGACCGGAGGCCATCCTTTTCTGACTCAGCATTTATGCTTATTGGCCGGAAAAACAACCAGCCCGCATATGTCTGTAAACGACTTCATTGACCAACTGGTCGCGGCGGAATTTTTTGGTATTGCCCGCCGCACCAAGCAAGAACACCTTAAGGTCATTAACGAACGCATCGCCCAGGCCTCGCGACGCGCCGCCATCCTCAAGGTCTATGCCAAGGTACTCAAAGGCAAGCCAATTCAAGACCAGCCACAGTCGCCCATTCATGCCGCGCTGAAACTATCCGGCCTGGTTAAAACCGATGACAGTGGTAGGCTGGCGATTCGAAACCGGATTTATCAAAAAGTCTTTGATGCCCGTTGGATTAAAAGCTTGCAACCGCCGCGCTGGATACAGCGCGGTACTCTTGCCTCTGCCCTGATTGCGGCCATTGTGTTCGGATGGTGGATAGGTTCGCAGCAACTGTCTGCCCGGGTGGGCACTGCAATTGTGCTGGCATTTTTGGGTATTGCCTATCCAGAACCCGAGATGCGGGAAATTCCGGCGGGGCACTTTCTGATCGGTTCGCCGGAAGACGAGCCAGATCGTTCATCGAACGAAGGGCCGCGGCATGAAGTCAATATCCGTCGTTTTGCGTTGGGTAAATTTGAAGTGACTTTCGATGAGTACGATGTATTTGCCTTTCTGATCGACTTTGACGGCGGTTGCCGCGATGGCCACCAAGTCGAACGGGCAAAAGATGAAGGCTGGGGGCGCGGCAAACGGCCGGTGATCAACGTCAGTTGGCGGAATGCGCAATGCTTCGCCGAATGGCTGTCAAAAAACACCGGCAAACACTACCGCTTGCCGTCGGAAGCTGAGTGGGAATATGCGGCCCGCGCGGGTAGCCAAACGGCCCGGCCATGGCCGGGCCGTGACGATGCCTCATGTCTCAACGCTAATGTCTTTGATCGCCGCCATGAACGGGAAATAAAGGATTTTTTACTGGCCCAACTCAAATCGCCTGGCATGGATGAAAAGCAGCTTGCCAGTGTCAGAGAGTTAATTGAGAGTTGGAAACCCTTTACTTGTGATGATGACTTTCCTTTTACAGCGCCGGTGGGTAGTTTTCTTGCGAACGCGTTTGCTCTAAACGACATGCTCGGCAATGTGTTGGAATGGACCCAGGACTGCTGGCATGGCGACTATGAAGACGCACCGGTTGATGGTTCGGTTTGGTCTGAAGCCAATAGCGACGATTGTAGTCAGCGCGTGATCCGCGGCGGTTCCTGGTTCGACGGACCGGCGTACCTCCGCGCGGCCTTCCGCGGCGGTTTCTACCCGGGCGGCCGGGACGACATCCTTGGCTTTCGTCTCGCCCAGGACCCTTAG
- the avd gene encoding diversity-generating retroelement protein Avd — MKDNTPQAVQAAHDLLGWLIPQIDKFPRVRRFTLGERLELVLLEVLELTVEAAFTHNKRAALHKANLRLEVVKHLWRLAFELRTVALRQYEHGARLLDDLGRQLGGWLRSVEQRLT; from the coding sequence ATGAAAGACAATACGCCGCAGGCGGTGCAGGCCGCCCATGATTTACTGGGTTGGCTGATTCCGCAGATCGACAAATTTCCGCGGGTGCGCCGCTTTACCCTGGGCGAGCGTCTGGAGTTGGTATTGCTGGAAGTGTTGGAATTGACCGTGGAAGCCGCCTTCACCCACAACAAACGCGCCGCCTTGCACAAAGCCAATCTGCGCCTGGAAGTGGTCAAGCATTTATGGCGGCTGGCCTTCGAATTGCGTACGGTGGCCTTGCGCCAGTACGAGCATGGCGCCCGCTTGTTGGATGATTTGGGTCGACAATTGGGCGGTTGGTTGCGATCTGTAGAGCAGCGCCTGACATGA
- a CDS encoding putative lipoprotein: MNRFTLLHLTALLIGGSLLGACSFSTSSESAFDSSKALFNSASSPFKSSSDSSGDAKEKYEADVADYTADFVVSSSGTLDSFRTRLSELAENHGITDWENDRYTYLGIGRGLRKAKLGKPQISAFTESLSRNDPMKKQAIEDGLKK, translated from the coding sequence ATGAACCGTTTCACCCTGCTGCATTTGACCGCCTTGCTGATCGGCGGCAGCCTGCTCGGCGCCTGCTCGTTTTCGACCAGTTCGGAAAGCGCGTTCGACAGCTCGAAAGCCTTGTTCAACAGTGCTTCCAGCCCGTTCAAGTCCAGTTCCGATTCCTCGGGCGACGCCAAGGAAAAATACGAGGCAGACGTCGCCGATTACACGGCCGATTTCGTGGTCAGCTCCAGCGGCACGCTGGACAGCTTTCGCACCCGCTTGAGCGAACTCGCGGAAAACCACGGCATCACCGATTGGGAGAACGACCGCTACACCTACCTCGGCATCGGCCGCGGCCTGCGCAAAGCCAAGCTCGGCAAGCCGCAAATCTCGGCGTTCACGGAAAGCCTGAGCCGTAACGATCCGATGAAAAAACAAGCCATCGAAGACGGCCTGAAAAAATAA